CGCCGCCCGTACCCGCCCCGGAGACTCTCCTCCGGCCCTCCGGCTCCCGCGCCGTCGACAGACGGGGGCGAGGTGCGACATGACGGGGATGCGAGAGTTCCAGACGGGTGCGACGCCGACGTCCGGCACCGTCTTCGACGGGGTGTCGGGATACGTGATCATCTTCGCGCTGCTCGTCGTCTCCTACGCCTTGTGCGCGGCACAACGCGCCACGGATCCGAGCCCGTGGGCGTTCCTGGTCATCCTCGTGACGGTCGCCGTCGTGTTCCGCGTGACCGGGACACCGCCGGTGATCCAGCACGTGGCCTGGGTGATCCTGTCGGCGGCCGGGCTCGCGACGATCATCACGGCGCTCAGCAGCGCGGGCGGGCACGTACTCGACATCGTGTTCTCGGCCGCGACCATGGTCGCGCTCCTCGTGGCGCCGGTCGCGATCATCGGTCACCAGGTGAAGCGGCGTAGGCTCAACCTCGAAGCGCTCCTGGCAGCCATCACGGCCTACGTCTTCGTCGGCCTCTTCTTCACGTTCGCCTTCAACCTGCTCTCCCTCGTCTCCCCCGCCTCGATCTTCGACGGCACGGACGACGACTCGCTCGCCAACCAGCTCTTCTTCTCGTTCACGACGCTCACGACCACCGGCTACGGCAACCTCGTCCCCTCCACCGCGACGTCGCAGGCGGTCGCCGTCGCAGAGGCGATCACGGGACAGCTGTTCCTCATTACGGCCGTCGCGCGCATCATGCGCGGCGCAGGTGCTCGCGCGGGAGTCCCCGCCCCCTCCGAGGAGTCACCCTGAGCGAGCGGGCATCATCGCCGTGGACCGTCCCGCGGCTCACTCCCCGGCGTTCGCCGCAGCCACCAGCTGCTCGATCTGCTCGAACGTGACGGGCAGCCCGGGGAATCCGGCGAGGCGGCCGATCGGGAACGACGCCATCATCTTCTGCATCGCGTCGTCGTTCGGCATCATCGACGCAGCAGCCGCATCGCCACCACCCATCAAGCCACCGAGGGCCTGCTGCACGATCGGCCCGGCGACCGGGTGGGACATCAGATCGCCGACCGAGGAGTTCATGGTCAGCTCCTGATGCACCGGGTCGCCCACGATCTCGACCGAGACGGTCGAGCGGAGGTCGCGGCTCGACGCAGCGACATCGACCGTGTAGGTGCCGCCCTCGACGATCCAGCCATCGATGCGCACGTCCCAGTAGGCCAGGTCCTCGCGCCGGACGGTGAGCTCGACGACACGCGCCTCCCCTGCGCCGAGGGCGACGGACGCGAACGCCTTGAGCTCACGAGGCGCCCGCTGCACGATCGACTGCGCAGGGGCGACGTAGACCTGCACGACCTCACGACCGTCGCGGTCGCCGGAGTTCGTGATCTCGACCCTCACG
Above is a window of Microbacterium aurugineum DNA encoding:
- a CDS encoding ion channel, whose translation is MTGMREFQTGATPTSGTVFDGVSGYVIIFALLVVSYALCAAQRATDPSPWAFLVILVTVAVVFRVTGTPPVIQHVAWVILSAAGLATIITALSSAGGHVLDIVFSAATMVALLVAPVAIIGHQVKRRRLNLEALLAAITAYVFVGLFFTFAFNLLSLVSPASIFDGTDDDSLANQLFFSFTTLTTTGYGNLVPSTATSQAVAVAEAITGQLFLITAVARIMRGAGARAGVPAPSEESP